The following proteins are co-located in the Streptomyces sp. DT2A-34 genome:
- a CDS encoding GPR1/FUN34/YaaH family transporter — translation MDNDVSAGSGTTTVVGRLALGITLLAFGLGYTDVIDGVSAADAVSIAQYVGGIALFVAGLMALRDRDSANGTAFVTLGALWFTWAASVDAAVSDNAAGLFLLLFALVALSLTLAGGDQLGQGAYGLFFVSLVLMAIAAFTGNDGLTKVGGWFAVAAGAVAWYAATAALAHWPTALPRRAAGRGVTATG, via the coding sequence GTGGACAACGACGTCTCTGCGGGAAGCGGAACCACTACCGTGGTCGGCCGACTCGCCCTCGGAATCACCCTGTTGGCCTTCGGGCTGGGGTACACCGACGTGATCGACGGTGTGTCAGCCGCTGACGCCGTATCAATCGCCCAGTACGTGGGCGGAATTGCCCTCTTCGTCGCCGGGCTGATGGCCCTGCGCGACCGTGACTCCGCGAACGGGACCGCGTTCGTGACGCTCGGTGCCCTCTGGTTCACCTGGGCGGCCTCTGTCGACGCGGCCGTCTCCGACAATGCGGCGGGACTGTTCCTGCTGCTGTTCGCCCTTGTGGCGCTGTCCCTCACGCTCGCGGGTGGGGATCAGCTCGGGCAGGGGGCGTACGGGTTGTTCTTCGTGTCCCTGGTGCTCATGGCGATCGCCGCCTTCACGGGCAATGACGGGCTCACCAAGGTGGGTGGCTGGTTCGCCGTCGCCGCGGGTGCGGTGGCTTGGTATGCGGCGACTGCGGCGTTGGCTCACTGGCCGACCGCGCTTCCGCGACGCGCTGCGGGCCGGGGCGTGACGGCCACCGGTTAG
- a CDS encoding universal stress protein, with amino-acid sequence MAGHEFFEPADRKRQVADPTAADPLAADESRQACDPAFKHGVVVGFDGSTSSERALAYAIGMAHRSGSGLIIVHVANRLPTTVWAGCEPPVFVDVPDHRTEVLGLELACADYLAEVPWILVERGGDICHELEEVGREYEADAIVVGSTHGIVGRIFGSVAGRLAKRAKRPVVVIP; translated from the coding sequence ATGGCCGGTCACGAATTCTTCGAACCCGCGGACCGCAAGCGCCAGGTCGCCGACCCGACTGCGGCCGATCCCCTGGCGGCGGACGAGTCCCGCCAAGCCTGCGACCCCGCCTTCAAGCACGGCGTGGTCGTCGGCTTCGACGGCTCCACTTCCAGTGAGCGCGCCCTCGCGTACGCCATCGGCATGGCCCATCGCTCCGGGTCGGGCCTGATCATCGTCCACGTCGCCAACCGGCTGCCCACCACGGTGTGGGCCGGCTGCGAGCCGCCGGTCTTCGTGGACGTCCCGGACCACCGCACCGAGGTGCTCGGCCTCGAACTCGCCTGTGCCGACTATCTCGCCGAGGTGCCGTGGATCCTCGTCGAGCGCGGCGGTGACATCTGCCACGAGCTCGAAGAGGTCGGGCGGGAGTACGAGGCGGACGCCATCGTCGTCGGCTCCACGCACGGCATCGTCGGGCGGATCTTCGGGTCGGTCGCGGGGCGGCTCGCCAAGCGGGCCAAGCGTCCCGTCGTTGTCATCCCGTGA
- a CDS encoding serine/threonine protein kinase, giving the protein MSGHALLDLTEVGEVEPYLRSVGEVLRAFRDQDSGCVSYGVRLPDGDRWFVKEAATEPARRSLDRAWAFHRAVRHPVIVPQLHRFGVRGGAGTAVVMPWHAGEVLYHPTLRTHGGRAHPDSPLARFRSLPLDRVHRAVDRVLDAHLAVEAAGHVAVDLYDGAFLYDFEGDELRLIDLDEYRPGPFTLDADRLPGSRRFMAPEEFRRGALIDLRTTVHALGRATRLLLDAGDEERAWRGTPAQLAVLDRATRADPGERFGSVRELVRAWREATSAG; this is encoded by the coding sequence GTGAGCGGCCACGCCCTGCTGGACCTCACCGAGGTCGGCGAGGTCGAGCCGTACCTGCGTTCCGTGGGCGAGGTGCTGCGTGCCTTCCGCGACCAGGACTCGGGCTGTGTGTCGTACGGCGTCCGACTCCCGGACGGCGACCGCTGGTTCGTGAAGGAGGCGGCGACGGAACCGGCCCGGCGCTCCCTGGACCGGGCCTGGGCGTTCCACCGGGCGGTACGCCATCCCGTGATCGTCCCGCAGCTGCACCGGTTCGGAGTGCGGGGCGGTGCTGGTACGGCGGTGGTGATGCCGTGGCACGCCGGCGAGGTCCTCTACCACCCCACCCTCCGCACCCACGGCGGCCGCGCCCACCCCGACAGCCCCCTGGCCCGCTTCCGCTCCCTGCCGCTCGACCGGGTCCACCGTGCCGTGGACCGCGTACTGGACGCCCACCTGGCGGTGGAGGCCGCGGGACACGTCGCCGTGGACCTCTACGACGGCGCGTTCCTGTACGACTTCGAGGGCGACGAACTCCGCCTGATCGACCTGGACGAATACCGCCCCGGCCCGTTCACACTGGACGCGGACCGGCTCCCCGGCTCACGCCGCTTCATGGCCCCGGAGGAGTTCCGCCGCGGCGCGCTGATCGACCTCCGCACCACGGTCCACGCCCTCGGCCGCGCCACCCGCCTCCTGCTGGACGCCGGCGACGAGGAGCGGGCCTGGCGGGGGACGCCGGCCCAGCTGGCGGTGCTCGACCGGGCCACCCGCGCCGACCCCGGCGAACGCTTCGGGAGCGTACGGGAGTTGGTGCGGGCGTGGCGGGAGGCGACGTCAGCGGGGTAG
- a CDS encoding GlxA family transcriptional regulator, giving the protein MSHDSTAAPEAAARKLSGRRRKEIVAVLLFSGGPIFESSIPLSVFGIDRQDAGVPRYRLLVCGGEEGPLRTTGGLELTAPHGLEAISRAGTVVVPAWRSITSPPPEDALDALRRAHEEGARIVGLCTGAFVLAAAGLLDSRPATTHWMYAPTLAKRYPSVHVDPRELFVDDGDVLTSAGTAAGIDLCLHIVRTDHGNEAAGALARRLVVPPRRSGGQERYLDRSLPEEIGADPLAEVVAWALEHLHEQFDVETLAARAYMSRRTFDRRFRSLTGSAPLQWLITQRVLQAQRLLETSDYSVDEVAGRCGFRSPVALRGHFRRQLGSSPAAYRAAYRARRPQSERPTDAEPPTGPALQQGPPPAPYPESGPVPLQTRRTPAPVGTSAPSENGRELYVGGRATLPGQRSGA; this is encoded by the coding sequence ATGAGCCACGACTCCACTGCCGCGCCGGAAGCCGCGGCCCGGAAACTTTCCGGGCGACGCCGCAAGGAGATCGTCGCGGTGCTGCTGTTCAGCGGCGGCCCCATCTTCGAGAGTTCCATACCGCTGTCGGTGTTCGGGATCGACCGCCAGGACGCCGGCGTGCCGCGCTACCGCTTGCTGGTGTGCGGCGGCGAGGAAGGCCCGCTGCGGACCACAGGGGGCCTGGAACTCACCGCGCCACATGGCCTGGAGGCGATCTCACGGGCGGGCACGGTTGTCGTGCCGGCCTGGCGTTCGATCACCTCTCCACCGCCCGAGGACGCGCTCGACGCACTGCGCCGGGCGCACGAGGAAGGCGCCCGCATAGTCGGGCTGTGCACCGGTGCCTTCGTCCTCGCCGCGGCGGGCCTGCTGGACAGCCGCCCCGCGACAACGCACTGGATGTACGCACCGACGCTGGCCAAGCGCTACCCGTCGGTGCACGTCGATCCGAGAGAGCTGTTCGTCGACGACGGCGACGTCCTGACGTCGGCGGGTACGGCGGCCGGAATCGATCTCTGTCTCCACATCGTGCGGACGGACCACGGCAACGAGGCGGCAGGGGCCCTGGCCCGCCGTCTGGTGGTCCCGCCGCGCCGATCCGGCGGCCAGGAGCGCTACCTCGATCGATCTTTACCGGAGGAGATCGGCGCCGACCCGCTGGCCGAGGTCGTCGCCTGGGCGCTGGAGCACCTCCACGAGCAGTTCGACGTGGAGACGCTGGCGGCACGCGCGTACATGAGCCGCCGCACCTTCGACCGCCGCTTCCGCTCGCTGACGGGCAGCGCCCCGCTTCAGTGGCTGATCACCCAGCGGGTCCTGCAGGCACAGCGCCTGCTGGAGACGTCGGACTATTCGGTGGACGAGGTGGCGGGCCGCTGCGGCTTCCGCTCGCCGGTGGCGCTGCGCGGCCACTTCCGCCGCCAGCTCGGCTCGTCGCCGGCCGCCTACCGGGCGGCGTACCGTGCTCGGCGCCCCCAGAGCGAAAGGCCGACGGACGCGGAGCCCCCGACGGGCCCCGCGCTCCAGCAGGGCCCACCGCCCGCCCCGTACCCGGAGAGCGGCCCGGTCCCGCTGCAGACCCGCCGCACCCCGGCGCCCGTCGGCACGTCCGCGCCCTCGGAGAACGGGCGCGAGCTGTACGTCGGCGGCCGGGCGACCCTGCCGGGGCAGCGCAGCGGAGCATGA
- a CDS encoding GH1 family beta-glucosidase, translated as MPEPMSSVSFPPAFLWGAATSAYQIEGAVREDGRTPSIWDTFSHTPGRTAGGEHGDIAVDHYHRYREDVALMAELGLSAYRFSISWSRVQPTGRGPAVQRGLDFYRRLVDELLAHGIKPAVTLYHWDLPQELEDAGGWPERDTAYRFAEYAQIVGEALGDRVEQWITLNEPWCSAFLGYGSGVHAPGRTEPAATLRASHHLNLAHGLGTSALRSVMPARNSVALSLNSSVVRPVSQDPADLAAARKIDDLANGIFHGPILHGAYPESLYAATELVTDWSYVLEGDLAAINQPLDALGLNYYTPTLVSAAETEVNGPRADGHGASEHSPWPSADDVLFHQTPGDRTEMGWTIDPTGLHELIMRYTREAPGLPLYITENGAAYDDKPDPDGRVHDPERIAYLHGHLSEVRRAIADGADVRGYYLWSLLDNFEWAYGYGKRFGAVYVDYSTLARTPKSSAYWYGKAARTGVLPAVETQV; from the coding sequence ATGCCTGAACCCATGTCCTCCGTGTCCTTTCCCCCCGCCTTCCTCTGGGGCGCGGCGACGTCCGCGTACCAGATCGAGGGGGCGGTGCGGGAGGACGGCCGTACCCCGTCCATCTGGGACACCTTCAGCCATACGCCGGGCCGGACCGCCGGCGGCGAGCACGGTGACATCGCTGTCGACCACTACCACCGCTACCGCGAGGACGTGGCGCTGATGGCCGAGCTGGGGCTGTCGGCGTACCGCTTCTCGATCTCCTGGTCGCGGGTGCAGCCGACGGGCCGGGGCCCGGCGGTGCAGCGGGGCCTGGACTTCTACCGCCGCCTGGTGGACGAGCTGCTCGCGCACGGCATCAAGCCCGCCGTCACCCTCTACCACTGGGACCTCCCCCAGGAGCTGGAGGACGCGGGCGGCTGGCCGGAGCGCGACACCGCGTACCGGTTCGCCGAGTACGCGCAGATCGTCGGCGAGGCGCTCGGCGACCGCGTGGAGCAGTGGATCACGCTCAACGAGCCGTGGTGCAGCGCGTTCCTGGGCTACGGGTCGGGGGTGCACGCGCCGGGCCGCACCGAGCCGGCGGCGACGCTGCGGGCGTCCCACCACCTCAACCTGGCGCACGGGCTCGGCACGTCGGCCCTGCGCTCGGTGATGCCGGCCCGCAACTCGGTGGCCCTCAGCCTCAACTCCTCGGTGGTGCGGCCGGTTTCGCAGGACCCCGCGGATCTGGCGGCGGCCCGGAAGATCGACGACCTGGCCAACGGGATCTTCCACGGCCCGATCCTGCACGGCGCGTACCCGGAGAGCCTGTACGCGGCGACGGAACTGGTGACCGACTGGTCGTACGTCCTGGAGGGCGACCTGGCGGCGATCAACCAGCCGTTGGACGCGCTGGGGTTGAACTACTACACCCCGACGCTCGTCTCGGCGGCCGAGACCGAGGTCAACGGCCCGCGCGCGGACGGCCACGGGGCGAGCGAACACTCCCCGTGGCCCAGCGCGGACGACGTGCTCTTCCACCAGACCCCGGGCGACCGCACGGAGATGGGCTGGACGATCGACCCGACCGGCCTGCACGAGCTGATCATGCGGTACACGCGCGAGGCACCGGGCCTGCCGCTGTACATCACCGAGAACGGCGCGGCCTACGACGACAAGCCGGACCCCGACGGCCGCGTCCACGACCCGGAGCGCATCGCCTACCTGCACGGCCACCTCTCCGAGGTCCGCCGCGCGATCGCCGACGGCGCCGATGTCCGGGGCTACTACCTGTGGTCCCTGCTGGACAACTTCGAGTGGGCGTACGGCTACGGGAAGCGGTTCGGGGCGGTCTACGTCGACTACTCGACGCTCGCCCGCACGCCGAAGTCGAGCGCGTACTGGTACGGGAAGGCGGCGCGGACCGGGGTGTTGCCGGCGGTGGAGACGCAGGTCTAG
- a CDS encoding LacI family DNA-binding transcriptional regulator, translating into MATHGARGRSGGRPTLEEVAARAGVGRGTVSRVINGSPRVSDATRAAVEAAVTELGYVPNTAARALAANRTDAIALVVPEPETRFFAEPYFSDMLKGVGAELSETEMQLLLIFAGSDRERRRLAQYLAAHRVDGVLLVSVHADDPLPDLLAQLEIPAVISGPRSAAETLTSVDSDNYGGARSAVEHLLSRGRTRIAHITGRLDVYGAQRRVDGYRDALRDAGHEVDEGLIEAGDFTEEGGVRAMKVLLERRPDLDAVFAASDVTAAGARQTLREAGRRIPDDVALVGYDDSAIARHMDPPLTSVRQPIEEMGRRMLDLLLAEIADRRPAVSRGLERPQMVLATELAVRASS; encoded by the coding sequence ATGGCAACCCACGGAGCGCGGGGCCGAAGTGGCGGTCGGCCCACCCTCGAAGAGGTGGCGGCCCGCGCCGGCGTGGGCCGGGGCACCGTCTCCCGGGTGATCAACGGCTCGCCCCGGGTCAGTGACGCGACCCGCGCGGCGGTGGAGGCGGCGGTGACGGAGCTCGGCTACGTCCCGAACACGGCGGCCCGAGCCCTGGCGGCGAACCGCACGGACGCGATCGCGCTGGTCGTGCCCGAGCCCGAGACGCGGTTCTTCGCGGAACCGTACTTCTCGGACATGCTCAAGGGCGTGGGCGCCGAGCTCTCCGAGACGGAGATGCAGCTGCTGCTGATCTTCGCGGGCAGCGACCGGGAACGGCGCCGCCTGGCCCAGTACCTGGCGGCCCACCGCGTCGACGGCGTCCTGCTGGTCTCGGTCCACGCGGACGACCCCCTGCCGGACCTGCTGGCCCAGCTGGAGATCCCGGCGGTGATCAGCGGCCCTCGCTCCGCCGCGGAGACCCTGACCTCGGTGGACTCCGACAACTACGGCGGCGCCCGCTCGGCCGTCGAGCACCTGCTGTCCCGAGGTCGCACGCGGATCGCCCACATCACCGGCCGCCTCGACGTCTACGGTGCCCAGCGCCGCGTCGACGGCTACCGCGACGCCCTGCGTGACGCGGGGCACGAGGTGGACGAGGGGCTGATCGAGGCGGGCGACTTCACGGAGGAGGGCGGTGTTCGGGCGATGAAGGTACTCCTGGAGCGCCGCCCCGACCTGGACGCGGTCTTCGCGGCGTCGGACGTGACGGCGGCGGGCGCCCGCCAGACCCTGCGCGAGGCGGGTCGCCGTATCCCCGACGACGTGGCCCTCGTCGGCTACGACGACTCGGCCATCGCCCGCCACATGGACCCGCCCCTCACCAGCGTCCGCCAGCCGATCGAGGAGATGGGCCGCCGGATGCTGGACCTCCTCCTCGCCGAGATCGCGGATCGCCGGCCGGCGGTGTCGCGGGGACTGGAACGCCCGCAGATGGTGCTGGCGACGGAACTGGCGGTGCGGGCGTCGTCGTGA
- a CDS encoding carbohydrate ABC transporter permease, with protein MSSSKEALAHPASSADAAPGDKPGAAGRAHGRGTPPPGNGSWRSRLYRWDMKASPYAFIAPFFIVFGAFSLVPLLYTAWYSLHNVQLSNLDGQTWTGLDNYQNLLSSDFFWNALWNTFTIGVISTVPQLLMAIALAHLLNYKLRGSTVWRVVMLTPYATSVAAATLVFVLLYSWDGGMINWLLEFVGIDPVNWRESDWGSQFAVSSIVIWRWTGYNALIYLAAMQAIPADLYESAAIDGANRWQQFLHVTVPQLRPTILFTVVVSTIGATQLFGEPLLFGGVSGSKGGSEHQYQTLGLYMYDQGWIIGNLGKASAIAWSMFLILLIVAVIQLLVTRRLRKSL; from the coding sequence GTGAGCAGTTCCAAGGAGGCCCTCGCGCATCCCGCGTCGAGCGCCGACGCCGCGCCCGGTGACAAGCCGGGCGCGGCCGGCCGCGCTCACGGTCGCGGTACGCCGCCGCCGGGCAACGGTTCCTGGCGCAGCCGGCTGTACCGCTGGGACATGAAGGCGTCGCCGTACGCGTTCATCGCCCCCTTCTTCATCGTCTTCGGGGCGTTCTCGCTGGTCCCGCTGCTGTACACCGCGTGGTACTCACTCCACAACGTGCAACTGTCCAACCTGGACGGCCAGACCTGGACCGGCCTGGACAACTACCAGAACCTGCTGTCCTCGGACTTCTTCTGGAACGCGCTGTGGAACACCTTCACCATCGGCGTGATCTCCACGGTGCCGCAGCTGCTGATGGCGATCGCTCTGGCGCACCTGCTCAACTACAAGCTGCGCGGCTCGACCGTGTGGCGGGTCGTGATGCTCACCCCGTACGCCACGTCGGTGGCGGCGGCGACGCTGGTGTTCGTGCTGCTGTACTCGTGGGACGGCGGCATGATCAACTGGCTGCTGGAGTTCGTCGGCATCGACCCGGTCAACTGGCGTGAGTCCGACTGGGGTTCGCAGTTCGCGGTGTCGTCGATCGTGATCTGGCGCTGGACCGGCTACAACGCGCTGATCTACCTGGCGGCGATGCAGGCGATCCCGGCCGACCTCTACGAGTCCGCGGCGATCGACGGTGCCAACCGCTGGCAGCAGTTCCTGCATGTGACGGTCCCGCAGCTGCGGCCGACGATCCTGTTCACGGTGGTCGTCTCGACGATCGGCGCGACCCAGCTCTTCGGTGAGCCCCTGCTGTTCGGCGGAGTGAGCGGTTCGAAGGGCGGCTCCGAGCACCAGTACCAGACGCTCGGCCTGTACATGTACGACCAGGGCTGGATCATCGGCAACCTCGGCAAGGCGTCCGCGATCGCCTGGTCGATGTTCCTGATCCTGCTGATCGTCGCCGTGATCCAACTGCTGGTGACCCGACGGCTGAGGAAGTCCCTATGA
- a CDS encoding ABC transporter substrate-binding protein, whose product MRTSTRGSRRLMALAAVAALTTGLLAGCAEDSDDGSSGEGGGNGGGGKTTLTVGTFGTFGYKQAGLYDEYMKLNPDITIKENVTTRTDVYWPKVLTRLQAGAGADDIQAIEVMNITEAVQTQADKFVDLGKEVDKSQWLDWKNAQATTEDGKLIGLGTDIGPMAICYRKDLFQKAGLETDRTKLAAQWKGDWGKYVDLGKEYMKKAPSGTKFVDSASSVYNAALGGEPERYYQTDGTVTWDKSDSVKTAWDVAMDVATSDMSAKLKQFDKPWDQGYANGTFATVACPAWMMGYILEKSGESGKGQWDVAAAPTAANWGGSFIGVPTASKHQKEAIALAKWLTAPEQQAKVFAKQASFPSTPSAYSTLKPAAATTEYFSNAPITQVFSDSAKTIPSQYFGIKDQAINTALTDVGILQVEQKGKSPDEGWDAASEEIKDVLGQ is encoded by the coding sequence ATGCGCACGAGTACCCGCGGGTCCCGCAGGCTGATGGCCCTCGCGGCCGTCGCCGCGCTGACGACAGGGCTGCTCGCCGGCTGCGCCGAGGACTCGGACGACGGCTCTTCGGGGGAGGGCGGTGGCAACGGCGGCGGTGGCAAGACAACCCTGACCGTCGGCACCTTCGGCACCTTCGGCTACAAGCAGGCCGGCCTCTACGACGAGTACATGAAGCTCAACCCCGACATCACCATCAAGGAGAACGTCACCACCCGTACCGACGTCTACTGGCCGAAGGTCCTCACCCGGCTGCAGGCCGGCGCGGGTGCCGACGACATCCAGGCGATCGAGGTCATGAACATCACCGAGGCCGTGCAGACGCAGGCCGACAAGTTCGTCGACCTCGGCAAGGAGGTCGACAAGTCCCAGTGGCTGGACTGGAAGAACGCCCAGGCCACCACCGAGGACGGCAAGCTGATCGGACTCGGTACCGACATCGGCCCGATGGCGATCTGCTACCGCAAGGACCTGTTCCAGAAGGCCGGCCTGGAGACCGACCGCACCAAGCTCGCCGCGCAGTGGAAGGGCGACTGGGGCAAGTACGTCGACCTGGGCAAGGAGTACATGAAGAAGGCGCCGAGCGGCACCAAGTTCGTGGACTCGGCCTCCTCCGTCTACAACGCGGCCCTCGGCGGCGAGCCCGAGCGCTACTACCAGACGGACGGCACCGTCACCTGGGACAAGTCGGACAGCGTCAAGACGGCCTGGGACGTCGCCATGGACGTGGCGACCAGCGACATGTCGGCGAAGCTGAAGCAGTTCGACAAGCCGTGGGACCAGGGCTACGCGAACGGCACCTTCGCCACGGTGGCCTGCCCGGCCTGGATGATGGGCTACATCCTGGAGAAGTCCGGTGAGTCGGGCAAGGGCCAGTGGGACGTGGCGGCGGCGCCGACCGCGGCCAACTGGGGCGGTTCGTTCATCGGCGTGCCGACGGCGAGCAAGCACCAGAAGGAGGCCATCGCGCTGGCGAAGTGGCTGACCGCGCCCGAGCAGCAGGCGAAGGTCTTCGCCAAGCAGGCCAGCTTCCCGTCGACCCCGTCGGCGTACTCGACGCTGAAGCCGGCGGCCGCCACCACGGAGTACTTCTCGAACGCGCCGATCACCCAGGTCTTCTCCGACTCGGCGAAGACCATCCCGAGCCAGTACTTCGGCATCAAGGACCAGGCGATCAACACCGCGCTGACCGACGTCGGCATCCTCCAGGTCGAGCAGAAGGGCAAGAGCCCTGACGAGGGCTGGGACGCGGCCTCCGAAGAGATCAAGGACGTGCTCGGCCAGTGA
- a CDS encoding GNAT family N-acetyltransferase — MSEPRVPAEPLTTARLDLLPLRVEHAEEMAVVLSDPALHTYIGGTPHSPGELRARYERLVAGCPAPGVSWCNWVLRLRAESCLVGTVQATVTGDHSAEIAWVVGTPWQGQGFASEAARGLVAWLGRRSVRTVVAHIHPDHPASAAVAAAAGLAPTEEAQDGERRWRLALPR, encoded by the coding sequence ATGTCCGAGCCCCGCGTACCCGCCGAGCCCCTCACCACCGCACGCCTCGACCTCCTCCCGCTGCGCGTCGAGCACGCCGAGGAGATGGCCGTCGTCCTGTCGGACCCGGCGCTGCACACCTACATCGGCGGCACGCCCCACTCCCCCGGCGAACTGCGCGCCCGCTACGAGCGGCTCGTCGCCGGGTGCCCCGCCCCGGGTGTCTCCTGGTGCAACTGGGTACTGCGGCTGCGCGCGGAGTCCTGTCTCGTGGGCACCGTCCAGGCCACGGTCACCGGGGACCACAGCGCCGAGATCGCCTGGGTGGTCGGCACACCCTGGCAGGGGCAGGGGTTCGCGTCCGAGGCGGCGCGGGGGCTGGTCGCCTGGCTCGGGCGACGGTCCGTGCGTACGGTCGTCGCACACATCCACCCCGACCACCCGGCCTCGGCGGCGGTCGCCGCGGCGGCCGGGCTCGCCCCGACCGAGGAGGCGCAGGACGGGGAGAGGCGGTGGCGGCTGGCGCTACCCCGCTGA
- a CDS encoding carbohydrate ABC transporter permease — protein MSTSELTSPQTSKASKDAKDSKPRRERSRVMGAGKQLHAGPLTYVVLSVFALVSLAPLVWTAIAASRTDRRLAETPPPLWFGGNLFKNMDRAWEEAGLGKAMFNTTFVAGTITISTVLFATLAGFAFAKLRFRFSGVLLMLTIGTMMIPPQLAVVPLYLWMADLGWSNQLQTVILPTLCTAFGTFFMRQYLLQALPSELIEAARVDGASSLRVVWHVVFPAARPAMAVLGLLTFVFAWNDFLWPIIALNQENPTVQVALNSLGTGYVPDQAVIMAGALLGTLPLLIAFLLFGKQIVGGIMQGAIKG, from the coding sequence ATGAGCACAAGCGAACTGACGTCTCCTCAGACCTCCAAGGCTTCGAAGGACGCGAAGGACTCGAAGCCGCGGCGCGAACGGTCCCGGGTCATGGGCGCCGGCAAGCAGCTGCACGCCGGCCCGCTCACCTACGTCGTCCTGTCCGTCTTCGCCCTGGTCTCGCTGGCCCCGCTGGTGTGGACGGCGATCGCGGCCTCGCGCACCGACCGGCGGCTCGCGGAGACCCCGCCGCCGCTGTGGTTCGGCGGGAACCTGTTCAAGAACATGGACCGGGCGTGGGAGGAGGCCGGGCTCGGAAAGGCGATGTTCAACACCACGTTCGTGGCGGGCACGATCACCATCAGCACGGTGCTGTTCGCCACGCTCGCCGGTTTCGCCTTCGCCAAGCTGCGGTTCCGGTTCTCCGGCGTCCTGTTGATGCTGACGATCGGCACGATGATGATCCCGCCGCAGCTGGCGGTCGTACCGCTGTATCTGTGGATGGCGGACCTCGGCTGGTCGAACCAGCTCCAGACGGTCATCCTGCCGACGCTGTGCACGGCCTTCGGTACGTTCTTCATGCGGCAGTACCTGCTGCAGGCGCTGCCGAGCGAGCTGATCGAGGCGGCGCGGGTGGACGGTGCGAGCAGTCTGCGGGTCGTCTGGCACGTGGTCTTCCCGGCGGCGCGGCCCGCGATGGCCGTCCTCGGCCTGCTGACCTTCGTGTTCGCCTGGAACGACTTCCTGTGGCCGATCATCGCCCTCAACCAGGAGAACCCGACCGTGCAGGTCGCTCTCAACTCCCTCGGCACCGGCTATGTCCCCGACCAAGCGGTGATCATGGCGGGCGCCCTGCTCGGCACGCTGCCGCTGCTGATCGCGTTCCTGCTGTTCGGCAAGCAGATCGTGGGCGGCATCATGCAGGGCGCGATCAAGGGTTGA
- the orn gene encoding oligoribonuclease: MNDRMVWIDCEMTGLSLSDDALIEVAALVTDSELNVLGEGVDIVIRPPDAALETMPEVVRQMHTASGLLDELAGGTTLADAEEQVLAYVREHVKEPGKAPLCGNSVGTDRGFLLRDMPTLEDYLHYRIVDVSSVKELARRWYPRAYFNSPEKNGNHRALADIRESIAELRYYREAIFVPQPGPDSDTAKSIAAKHVLPAQ; this comes from the coding sequence ATGAACGATCGCATGGTGTGGATCGACTGCGAGATGACCGGCCTCTCGCTGTCCGACGACGCGCTCATCGAGGTTGCCGCCCTCGTCACCGACTCCGAGCTGAACGTACTCGGCGAAGGAGTGGACATCGTCATCCGCCCGCCGGACGCGGCGCTGGAGACGATGCCGGAGGTGGTGCGTCAGATGCACACCGCGTCCGGACTCCTCGACGAACTGGCCGGCGGCACGACGCTGGCCGACGCCGAGGAGCAGGTCCTGGCGTACGTACGCGAGCACGTGAAGGAACCCGGCAAGGCCCCGCTGTGCGGCAACTCCGTCGGCACGGACCGCGGCTTCCTGCTGCGCGACATGCCGACACTGGAGGACTACCTCCACTACCGCATCGTCGACGTCTCGTCGGTCAAGGAGCTGGCCCGCCGCTGGTACCCGCGCGCCTACTTCAACAGCCCCGAGAAGAACGGCAACCACCGCGCCCTCGCCGACATCCGCGAGTCCATCGCCGAACTCCGCTACTACCGCGAGGCCATCTTCGTACCGCAGCCCGGCCCGGACTCGGACACCGCGAAGTCGATCGCCGCGAAGCACGTTCTGCCTGCTCAGTAG